A single Microbacterium sp. BK668 DNA region contains:
- a CDS encoding IS3 family transposase, whose translation MKVQAVISLKADHPLSVLLSVAGLARSTFFYHQARLARPDPDTDLKAAITQVFTAAKGRYGHRRVHTVLRRDGWRVARKTVLKLMRQLGLVCHVRRRRRFTSFKGEVGKIAPNLLERQFTAATPNQKWVTDVTEFRVGDRKVYLSPIMDLFDRSVIAYTCGTSPTVEMTNASLRAAVGALPAGQHPMVHSDQGLHYQHASWRQILADAGAVQSMSRRATCLDNAVIESFFGHLKEELFHHATFATVDAFTDALDEYIAWYNTDRISTKLKGLSPVQYRAQALAT comes from the coding sequence GTGAAGGTTCAGGCCGTCATCTCCCTCAAGGCCGATCACCCGCTGAGCGTGCTGCTGAGCGTTGCGGGCCTGGCCAGGTCGACGTTCTTCTACCATCAGGCCAGGCTCGCCCGACCGGACCCGGACACGGACCTGAAAGCCGCGATCACCCAGGTGTTCACGGCAGCCAAGGGCCGCTACGGGCATCGTCGCGTGCACACGGTGCTGCGGCGTGATGGATGGCGGGTGGCGCGCAAAACGGTGCTGAAGCTGATGCGTCAGCTCGGTCTGGTCTGCCACGTGCGTCGACGCCGCCGCTTCACCTCGTTCAAGGGAGAGGTCGGCAAGATCGCCCCGAACCTGCTGGAACGGCAGTTCACCGCGGCCACCCCGAACCAGAAGTGGGTCACCGACGTCACCGAGTTCCGCGTCGGCGACCGCAAGGTCTACCTGTCGCCGATCATGGACCTGTTCGACCGGTCCGTGATCGCCTACACCTGCGGAACCTCACCGACCGTGGAGATGACCAACGCGTCGCTGAGAGCCGCCGTCGGCGCTCTCCCCGCGGGTCAGCATCCGATGGTGCATTCGGATCAGGGTCTGCACTACCAGCACGCCTCGTGGCGTCAGATCCTCGCCGACGCCGGCGCGGTCCAGTCGATGTCGCGGCGAGCGACCTGCCTGGACAACGCCGTCATCGAGAGCTTCTTCGGACACCTCAAGGAAGAACTCTTCCATCACGCGACCTTCGCCACCGTAGACGCGTTCACCGACGCGCTCGACGAGTACATC